In a single window of the Terriglobus roseus genome:
- a CDS encoding site-2 protease family protein has product MESATNSNPASPEILPAAETIPPPEQIYSCPNCQHYITDGVLACPDCGTLVYAAHLNRIGAAAASAESEGKFAEAHELWKSALEWLPQDAAQAGQIRAHMATLTGRQAAAEDRQAKWKKRLGPLFPVFVAAAKFKSVLFLLFKMKFLLGFLGYFGLYWALFGWKFALGFTISILIHELGHYVAIRRRGLKADLPMFLPGLGAYVRWFHQGMRLDQLAAIALAGPLWGLGAAVACLGLFFWTHMPLFQALAYTGAWINLLNLIPVLGLDGAQATYALNKLGRGLILTSCLVLFGLMREGVFLFLAAGMGWRMFTNDAPEENSVGTLAGYLALLIALGAFLYFVPDPGRMAR; this is encoded by the coding sequence TTGGAATCTGCGACCAACTCGAACCCCGCTTCGCCTGAGATCCTGCCGGCCGCTGAGACGATTCCTCCGCCAGAGCAGATCTACTCCTGCCCGAACTGCCAGCACTACATCACCGACGGTGTGCTTGCCTGCCCGGACTGCGGCACGCTGGTCTATGCGGCACATCTGAATCGCATTGGTGCTGCTGCGGCCAGTGCGGAATCCGAAGGCAAGTTCGCCGAAGCGCATGAGCTCTGGAAGAGCGCCCTCGAGTGGTTGCCACAGGACGCCGCGCAGGCCGGACAGATTCGCGCGCACATGGCGACACTCACTGGTCGCCAGGCTGCCGCCGAAGATCGCCAGGCCAAGTGGAAGAAGCGTCTTGGCCCCTTGTTTCCGGTCTTTGTCGCCGCTGCGAAGTTCAAGAGTGTCCTCTTCCTCTTGTTCAAGATGAAGTTTCTGCTCGGCTTCCTGGGCTACTTCGGCCTGTACTGGGCGCTGTTTGGATGGAAGTTCGCGTTGGGCTTCACGATCTCGATCCTCATCCACGAGCTGGGGCACTACGTCGCCATTCGCCGACGCGGCCTGAAGGCCGACCTGCCCATGTTCCTGCCGGGTCTTGGCGCGTACGTCCGCTGGTTCCACCAGGGTATGCGGCTGGATCAACTCGCAGCCATTGCGCTGGCTGGCCCGCTGTGGGGATTGGGCGCGGCGGTCGCGTGCCTTGGTCTGTTCTTCTGGACGCACATGCCGCTCTTCCAGGCACTCGCCTACACGGGCGCATGGATCAATCTGCTGAACCTCATCCCGGTCCTCGGGCTCGACGGAGCGCAGGCTACCTATGCCCTCAACAAATTGGGCCGCGGCCTGATTCTGACGTCTTGCCTTGTGCTCTTCGGATTGATGCGTGAAGGTGTCTTCCTCTTCCTGGCTGCAGGCATGGGTTGGCGCATGTTCACCAACGACGCTCCGGAAGAGAACAGCGTGGGCACGCTCGCGGGCTACCTCGCACTACTGATTGCCCTTGGCGCCTTCCTGTACTTCGTGCCAGACCCAGGCCGCATGGCCCGCTAG
- a CDS encoding metallophosphoesterase has translation MADISNLSRRSFLRQSFAFSAVAALRPGALLAQAGGFVAPNPASQHMFMIGDWGTDKYIDQQRAVSASMARWGQNNRTAPGAMFLLGDNWYGHMHDGVNDVRWKDQFEDMYPANLFPGPAYAVLGNHDYEKHTFDKAQIQLDYPKQKKTRWTMPDRRYTFKYPEKDPIVTFICLDSNLPGTKEWDFSMGSYVMSHSEADAQDQWFANELAKPRTTPFVAVIAHHPLFTNGVHRDNRTLIQRWDGLLRQHKVDLYITGHDHDLQHIEFDGHPTSFVVSGGGGAELVNWSIPPEKRGPFGDRVIGFTHLEMAKDAVIVRHVGEKSNQLHAFRKTPDGKMTILTS, from the coding sequence TTGGCGGATATTTCCAATCTTTCGCGCAGGTCGTTTCTGCGCCAGAGTTTTGCTTTTTCGGCCGTTGCGGCCCTGCGCCCCGGCGCCCTGCTTGCGCAGGCGGGCGGCTTTGTCGCACCGAATCCCGCATCGCAGCACATGTTCATGATCGGCGACTGGGGCACGGACAAATACATTGACCAGCAGCGCGCAGTCTCAGCCTCCATGGCAAGGTGGGGCCAGAACAACCGCACTGCGCCCGGCGCCATGTTCCTGCTGGGAGACAACTGGTACGGCCATATGCATGACGGCGTGAACGATGTCCGCTGGAAGGATCAGTTCGAAGACATGTACCCGGCCAACCTGTTTCCGGGACCCGCCTACGCTGTGCTTGGGAACCACGACTACGAGAAGCACACCTTCGACAAGGCGCAGATTCAGCTTGACTATCCGAAGCAGAAGAAGACGCGCTGGACGATGCCGGATCGGCGCTACACCTTCAAGTATCCCGAGAAGGATCCGATCGTCACCTTCATCTGCCTGGACAGCAACCTGCCCGGAACGAAGGAATGGGATTTCTCGATGGGCAGCTATGTCATGAGCCACAGCGAGGCAGACGCGCAGGATCAATGGTTCGCGAATGAACTTGCAAAGCCTCGCACCACGCCGTTTGTGGCCGTCATCGCGCATCATCCGCTCTTCACCAATGGCGTTCACCGCGACAACCGCACACTCATCCAGCGCTGGGACGGACTGCTTCGCCAGCACAAGGTCGACCTGTACATCACGGGTCATGACCATGATCTGCAACACATCGAGTTTGATGGGCACCCCACGTCGTTTGTCGTCAGCGGCGGTGGCGGTGCAGAGCTTGTGAACTGGTCAATCCCGCCAGAGAAGCGCGGACCCTTCGGCGATCGCGTCATCGGCTTCACGCACCTTGAGATGGCGAAGGACGCCGTCATCGTCCGGCATGTCGGTGAGAAGTCGAACCAGTTACACGCCTTCCGCAAGACGCCCGACGGCAAGATGACCATCCTGACGTCTTAG
- a CDS encoding metallophosphoesterase family protein has translation MRALILSDIHGNLEALQAVLAEAAGSYDTVWNLGDVVGYGASPNEVADLVCRLASVNVRGNHDKVCAGVESAESFNPSAREAAIWTREQLRPDIRAWLCTLPAGPVVPPMTDVALAHGSPIDEDIYIQNIRDAWLPLQSMQQRCTFFGHTHIQGGFGWQDGQWFEVTPKHPRTVSASAWSMPLDSGRRYLLNPGSVGQPRDVDPRAAYAVYDTEASVVTFYRVPYDIELAQGRILLAGLPERLAKRLREGK, from the coding sequence ATGCGCGCGCTAATTCTTTCCGACATTCACGGCAATCTGGAAGCTCTGCAAGCTGTACTGGCTGAGGCAGCGGGCAGCTATGACACGGTCTGGAACCTGGGCGACGTCGTGGGTTACGGCGCCAGTCCCAACGAGGTTGCCGACCTGGTCTGCCGATTGGCGTCCGTCAATGTGCGTGGCAACCACGACAAGGTCTGCGCTGGCGTGGAGTCGGCCGAAAGCTTTAATCCCTCGGCGCGTGAGGCTGCCATTTGGACGCGCGAACAGCTGCGGCCAGACATCAGGGCATGGCTGTGCACGCTGCCTGCTGGACCGGTCGTACCGCCAATGACGGACGTGGCGCTGGCGCACGGCTCGCCCATCGATGAAGACATCTACATCCAGAACATTCGCGACGCGTGGCTACCGCTGCAAAGCATGCAGCAACGCTGCACCTTCTTCGGGCACACGCATATCCAGGGTGGCTTTGGATGGCAGGACGGCCAGTGGTTTGAGGTGACGCCGAAGCACCCGCGCACGGTAAGTGCCAGCGCGTGGTCGATGCCTCTGGATTCGGGCCGCCGCTATCTGCTGAATCCCGGCTCTGTGGGCCAGCCACGCGATGTCGATCCTCGTGCGGCCTATGCGGTGTATGACACCGAGGCGTCGGTTGTGACTTTCTACCGGGTGCCTTATGACATCGAACTGGCGCAGGGCCGCATCCTGCTGGCCGGTCTACCGGAACGTCTGGCGAAACGGCTGCGCGAAGGAAAGTAG
- a CDS encoding ABC transporter ATP-binding protein, giving the protein MPHLLEVDNLSIRFRADGPAAVDGISFQIGEGEVLGLVGESGSGKSVTSLAILRLLAPGSAVSGAIRFAGHDLLQLSENEMRARRGREIAMIFQEPMTALNPSMRIGDQIGEAVRVHHPEIARAEVRERVIEALNDVAMPEPARRYGDYPHQFSGGQRQRIMIAMAVVNKPRLLIADEPTTALDVTVQAQILRLLRDLRERHGLSMLFISHDLAVTAQTADRVAVMRRGHILESNTVDEIFHHPQDAYTRALLAAVPTMTTDRSRPLATL; this is encoded by the coding sequence ATGCCTCACCTGCTTGAAGTCGACAATCTCTCCATCCGCTTTCGCGCGGATGGCCCGGCTGCGGTCGATGGCATTTCGTTCCAGATTGGCGAGGGTGAAGTGCTCGGCCTGGTCGGCGAGTCAGGGTCGGGCAAGTCCGTCACATCGCTCGCGATTCTGCGGCTGCTGGCCCCGGGTTCTGCTGTAAGCGGGGCGATCCGGTTCGCAGGCCATGATCTTTTGCAACTCTCTGAGAACGAGATGCGTGCGCGGCGCGGTCGCGAGATTGCCATGATTTTTCAGGAGCCCATGACGGCGTTGAACCCGTCGATGCGCATCGGCGACCAGATTGGCGAAGCGGTTCGTGTGCACCATCCGGAGATCGCTCGCGCCGAAGTGCGCGAGCGCGTGATCGAAGCCTTGAATGACGTCGCGATGCCGGAGCCGGCGCGGCGTTACGGCGACTATCCGCACCAGTTCAGCGGCGGCCAGAGGCAGCGCATCATGATTGCGATGGCCGTGGTGAACAAGCCGCGTCTGCTCATCGCGGACGAACCTACGACGGCCCTGGACGTCACGGTCCAGGCGCAGATCCTGCGGCTGCTGCGTGATCTGCGCGAGCGGCATGGCCTGAGCATGCTGTTCATTTCGCATGACCTGGCAGTCACGGCGCAGACGGCGGATCGCGTCGCCGTGATGCGGCGAGGTCACATCCTTGAGAGCAACACAGTGGATGAGATCTTTCATCACCCGCAGGACGCCTACACGCGAGCTTTGCTGGCCGCCGTGCCGACCATGACTACGGATCGGTCCAGGCCGTTGGCTACGTTGTAG
- a CDS encoding dihydrofolate reductase family protein yields the protein MRKLTIMEHISLDGVIQHSADADNFPYTDWTAPYRTQAGREAIVAAYGNDFDLLLGRRTYDMWSGFWPKAPSSPLSDGINAATKFIVTHHADSLTWGPFQGLGPDLIEDVRRIKSQGDRELFLSGSSTLTSTLIEHGLADEILLIVYPVLLGTGKRIFAEGTPARSFELVSSKAFPSGIVLTVYRPAGPLKTA from the coding sequence ATGAGAAAGCTCACCATCATGGAACACATCTCGCTCGATGGTGTGATTCAGCATTCTGCCGATGCCGACAACTTCCCCTACACCGACTGGACGGCGCCCTATCGCACGCAGGCAGGTCGTGAGGCGATCGTCGCCGCGTACGGCAACGACTTCGATCTGCTGCTGGGCCGTCGTACCTACGACATGTGGTCTGGCTTCTGGCCCAAGGCGCCCAGCAGTCCGCTGTCGGACGGCATCAACGCGGCGACGAAATTTATCGTCACGCACCATGCAGACAGCCTCACATGGGGCCCATTCCAGGGTCTCGGGCCGGATCTCATCGAGGACGTTCGCCGCATCAAGTCGCAGGGCGATCGCGAACTCTTTCTCTCGGGCAGTTCTACGCTGACGTCGACGTTAATCGAACACGGTCTCGCCGATGAGATTCTCCTGATCGTCTATCCCGTGTTGCTGGGAACAGGGAAGCGAATCTTCGCTGAGGGCACGCCAGCGCGCTCTTTCGAGCTCGTCAGCTCGAAGGCTTTCCCCTCCGGCATCGTTCTCACGGTGTACAGGCCTGCCGGTCCGCTGAAGACCGCGTAG
- a CDS encoding phosphoserine transaminase, giving the protein MKEQATRPANLPINPHFSSGPCAKRPGWSLSSLSDALVGRSHRSKGGKAKLQEVIELSREVLGIPSDYRIGIVPGSDTGAIEMALWSMLGARGVDVLAWESFGKEWVTDITKQLKLDDVKVYEAPYGKLPDLAQVDPARDIVFTWNGTTSGVRIPNGDWISETREGLTFCDATSAVFAMDVPWKLLDVTTWSWQKVLGGEGAHGMIVLSPRAVERLTSYKAPRPLPKIFRLAKGTELIEGIFSGETINTPSMLAVEDALDGLRWAKSIGGLSGLIARSQENLKAISEWQATSDWADFLATDPATRSSTSICLVIKDAEVVQWDSKKQASFVKSMTGLVEDAGAGFDIASYRDAPLGLRIWGGATVETKDIQCLLEWLDYAFTTTKSKLQA; this is encoded by the coding sequence TTGAAAGAGCAAGCAACACGACCTGCAAACCTTCCGATCAATCCGCATTTTTCGTCAGGACCATGCGCAAAACGGCCAGGCTGGTCGTTATCTTCTCTGAGCGACGCGCTCGTCGGCCGCTCGCACCGCTCCAAGGGCGGCAAAGCGAAGCTGCAGGAGGTCATCGAGCTGTCCCGTGAGGTCCTCGGGATCCCCTCGGACTACCGCATCGGCATTGTTCCCGGCTCGGACACGGGGGCCATCGAGATGGCTTTGTGGTCGATGCTCGGCGCACGCGGCGTCGACGTCCTTGCATGGGAGAGCTTCGGCAAGGAGTGGGTTACGGACATCACAAAGCAGCTCAAGCTGGACGATGTGAAGGTCTACGAAGCGCCCTACGGCAAGTTACCAGACCTCGCGCAGGTAGACCCGGCCCGCGATATCGTCTTCACCTGGAACGGCACCACCTCAGGCGTTCGTATTCCCAACGGCGACTGGATCTCTGAAACGCGCGAAGGCCTGACCTTCTGCGACGCAACCTCCGCCGTCTTCGCCATGGACGTTCCGTGGAAGCTGCTCGATGTCACCACGTGGTCCTGGCAGAAGGTGCTGGGAGGCGAAGGCGCGCACGGCATGATCGTTCTCAGCCCTCGTGCAGTGGAACGCCTGACCTCGTACAAGGCACCGCGGCCGCTGCCCAAGATCTTTCGCCTTGCCAAGGGGACGGAACTGATCGAAGGCATCTTCAGCGGCGAGACGATTAACACACCGTCGATGCTGGCAGTCGAAGACGCGCTCGACGGTCTGCGCTGGGCAAAGTCCATCGGTGGCCTCAGCGGCTTGATCGCACGCTCGCAGGAGAACCTGAAGGCAATCTCAGAGTGGCAGGCAACAAGCGACTGGGCGGACTTCCTCGCAACCGACCCCGCAACACGCTCGTCCACCTCGATCTGCCTCGTCATTAAGGATGCCGAGGTGGTGCAGTGGGACAGCAAGAAGCAGGCATCGTTCGTGAAGTCCATGACCGGCTTGGTAGAAGATGCAGGTGCAGGCTTCGACATCGCATCCTATCGCGATGCACCGCTGGGCCTCCGCATCTGGGGCGGCGCGACGGTCGAGACGAAGGATATCCAGTGCCTTCTCGAATGGCTCGACTACGCCTTCACCACGACCAAGAGCAAGCTGCAGGCGTAA
- a CDS encoding TetR/AcrR family transcriptional regulator, with the protein MNKSALLEPEVKAPAKPGRQELRIRETRELLLSAAKTIFIRDGYEGADLNDIAELAGRTKGAIYGHFKSKEDIFLALMVKYRCEYRANLAQLLTDDPEENIAVMRRFVVSLTDDSAWALLQLEFKMFTLRHPETKKTFEALYPQANAEREEAYEAIFGPAGKRKGSVSRGMALHSVIPMLSALLLEAEFDPGLMSKSAIKKLIAGVFDCMLTR; encoded by the coding sequence ATGAATAAATCTGCCCTGCTGGAACCCGAAGTGAAGGCGCCGGCTAAGCCTGGCCGGCAGGAGCTCCGCATCCGGGAGACCCGCGAGCTTCTGCTGAGCGCGGCGAAGACGATCTTCATTCGTGATGGCTATGAAGGCGCGGATCTGAACGACATTGCGGAACTCGCCGGTCGGACGAAGGGCGCGATCTACGGCCACTTCAAGAGCAAGGAAGACATCTTCCTGGCGTTGATGGTCAAGTACCGTTGTGAGTACCGGGCGAACCTTGCGCAGTTGCTGACAGACGATCCAGAAGAAAACATCGCGGTGATGCGGCGGTTCGTCGTCAGCCTCACGGACGACAGTGCGTGGGCCCTGCTGCAACTGGAATTCAAGATGTTTACCCTGCGGCATCCAGAGACGAAGAAGACGTTTGAAGCGCTTTATCCGCAGGCAAACGCAGAGCGGGAAGAGGCTTACGAGGCAATCTTCGGACCTGCTGGAAAACGCAAGGGCTCAGTGAGCCGGGGGATGGCCTTGCATTCAGTGATTCCTATGCTCTCCGCACTGCTTCTGGAAGCGGAATTCGACCCGGGACTGATGAGTAAATCGGCGATCAAGAAGCTGATTGCCGGTGTGTTCGATTGCATGCTCACGCGCTGA
- a CDS encoding 3-oxoacyl-ACP reductase family protein, translating into MVSLTGKAALVTGGSRGIGAAIVLRLASEGASVAFTYSASSEQANRLVDQVAKAGGKAVAIKADAADQEAVREAVRQTAKHFGKIDILVNNAGIIVLGSITEIQEADFQRILSINVHSVFTATQEAVHHMPDGGRILHIGSVNSERMPFVGGSVYALTKGAIFSFTKGLARDLGPRNITVNNIQPGPVDTDANPASGPFAETMLGLMALKRYGKGEEIAGLVSYLAGPEAAYITGASILIDGGFAA; encoded by the coding sequence ATGGTAAGTCTGACAGGCAAGGCGGCTTTGGTAACAGGTGGCTCCCGAGGGATTGGAGCCGCGATCGTACTGCGGCTGGCGAGTGAGGGGGCCAGCGTGGCATTCACCTACAGCGCATCCAGTGAACAGGCGAATCGTCTCGTCGATCAGGTTGCGAAGGCCGGTGGTAAGGCTGTTGCCATCAAGGCAGACGCGGCGGATCAAGAGGCTGTGCGCGAGGCAGTGCGGCAGACGGCGAAGCACTTCGGCAAGATCGATATCCTGGTCAACAATGCCGGGATCATTGTTCTTGGCTCAATCACGGAGATCCAAGAAGCCGACTTCCAGCGCATCCTGTCCATCAATGTGCACAGTGTCTTCACCGCAACCCAGGAGGCCGTTCACCACATGCCAGACGGTGGGCGCATTCTTCACATCGGCTCCGTGAACAGTGAGCGCATGCCCTTCGTCGGCGGCTCCGTCTACGCACTTACCAAAGGCGCGATCTTCAGTTTCACCAAGGGCCTCGCTCGCGACCTTGGGCCGCGTAACATCACCGTGAATAACATCCAGCCGGGCCCGGTCGACACCGACGCCAACCCCGCAAGCGGCCCGTTCGCAGAGACCATGCTGGGACTGATGGCCCTGAAACGCTACGGGAAAGGCGAAGAAATTGCCGGCCTGGTAAGTTATCTCGCCGGACCCGAGGCGGCCTACATCACCGGCGCGAGCATCCTCATCGACGGCGGCTTCGCGGCATAG
- a CDS encoding FG-GAP-like repeat-containing protein: MRLKPMLSLLPALGLPLAASAQIQATTTSLTLSSVSSVPAGTMETMTVQVFDSHNAVVPRGTVVFYDGKRIVGQSSILETGSGPIGSAVLKTRLGIGPHMLHAMYWGLSGSYARSTSAIQSLDVTGKFPLTLSLSASPTGNSNTLSVTAQAIGGVIPGGTVTFIDTSNGNAVLGTAALNPGGATIGFTQSAQINSPNAIADVNGDGFVDVVTPQGTYYGKGDGTFTLVNVPVNTYSATPTDFNRDGLADFLAITSPPAPKNLSATGSVYLGDGTGSFRLTATNTQNSSLYVTGYSVAAGDLNNDGIPDVLGLFSPIPYEFLGEADGTLAASSAPVQSAYFSSYGAPILVDLNGDGNLDVVNLNTNIRQISIALGNGDGSTQPAMVFQPGNILTGIAVDDMNQDGVPDLIVAAYTAMPTGGFRGPLVEIALGKGDGTFGPFSFSAPYSQSDSHNVATGDVNGDGFPDVLLNGYLLYPGKGDGTVGPPVTTFNTGGEATKLVDVNGDGLADVVAGYEVDLSTSGSSAFANLSNVVVSGQHQVVAVYSGSGNFPAVQSAPVTISGAVTPGGGGVDAGTGFSPTLGLNLNGSAKLVGTALQLTDGGGYEAASAWSAAPVKTTSFTSDFHFQVTGGEADGFTFAIQNSVPTSLGSFGGELGYNFVPNSVALKFDLYSNAGEGANTVGVYTAGNSLTGPGLVLPSNVSLLAGHTMLAHVTYDGYTLNLLLTDTSTGASATYRKVIDIAGAIGSNTAYVGFTGGTGALSSTIQILDWSYKPGTVSIDSAARFENVGLSLNGTANIQDGTVLNMTQNVQTVPTAQYKAASAWTPSPFDITSFHSTFTFTNNSLGNAPADGFTFTLQRSDASAIGSAGGELGFNFIPNSVALKFDFFDNNGEGANTTGLYPAGVSLTDPTYSVPTSVNILNAVNVKADIAYDGTTLTLVLTDPQSGATSTWSKVVNLPAMLGGSTAFYGFTAGTGQLTTALSIESWKLVVGSAQ; the protein is encoded by the coding sequence ATGCGCTTGAAGCCCATGCTTTCTCTACTTCCTGCCCTCGGTTTGCCTCTCGCTGCCTCCGCCCAGATTCAGGCCACGACGACCAGCCTCACGCTCTCCTCAGTGAGCAGCGTGCCAGCGGGAACGATGGAGACCATGACAGTTCAGGTCTTCGATTCTCATAACGCAGTCGTGCCGCGGGGAACTGTCGTGTTTTACGACGGCAAGCGCATAGTTGGGCAGTCCAGCATCCTTGAGACCGGCTCCGGTCCGATTGGTTCTGCGGTATTGAAGACCCGACTGGGCATCGGGCCGCACATGCTGCACGCGATGTACTGGGGATTGAGCGGCAGTTATGCACGTAGCACCTCTGCCATCCAGTCGTTGGATGTCACTGGCAAGTTTCCGCTGACGCTCAGCCTGTCCGCGTCGCCGACCGGCAATTCGAATACTCTTTCCGTGACGGCGCAGGCGATCGGCGGTGTCATCCCGGGTGGAACGGTGACCTTCATCGATACGTCCAACGGCAACGCCGTCCTTGGAACGGCGGCACTGAATCCTGGCGGAGCGACCATAGGCTTCACACAGAGTGCCCAGATTAATAGTCCGAATGCGATCGCGGACGTGAACGGCGACGGCTTTGTGGACGTTGTGACGCCGCAGGGAACCTACTACGGAAAAGGAGACGGTACCTTCACACTGGTCAACGTGCCGGTGAACACTTATTCGGCAACGCCGACAGACTTCAACCGCGATGGTCTCGCAGACTTTCTCGCTATTACGTCGCCACCGGCGCCGAAGAACTTGTCTGCGACTGGATCGGTTTACCTGGGCGACGGTACCGGGTCATTTCGGTTGACCGCAACGAACACCCAGAACAGTAGCCTCTATGTGACAGGATATTCAGTTGCGGCGGGCGATCTAAACAATGATGGCATCCCAGACGTACTTGGACTTTTTTCACCAATCCCTTATGAGTTTTTGGGGGAAGCCGACGGGACACTTGCTGCTTCATCTGCTCCAGTACAATCCGCGTACTTCAGTAGTTATGGTGCTCCGATACTGGTGGATTTAAATGGCGACGGGAACCTTGATGTGGTCAACCTGAACACAAACATCAGGCAGATCTCAATTGCGCTTGGAAACGGCGACGGAAGCACGCAGCCGGCAATGGTGTTCCAGCCTGGGAATATACTCACCGGCATCGCCGTTGACGACATGAATCAGGACGGTGTCCCCGATTTGATCGTGGCTGCCTACACGGCCATGCCGACCGGAGGTTTCCGCGGACCCCTTGTTGAGATTGCACTTGGAAAGGGTGACGGCACATTTGGCCCGTTCTCGTTCTCTGCGCCGTATTCCCAGTCAGACAGCCATAACGTAGCCACAGGCGATGTGAACGGCGACGGTTTTCCGGATGTTCTCTTAAACGGCTACCTTCTTTACCCCGGGAAGGGTGACGGCACCGTGGGGCCACCTGTGACCACCTTTAATACGGGCGGCGAAGCCACAAAGCTGGTGGATGTCAATGGAGATGGCCTTGCGGACGTCGTCGCCGGATATGAGGTGGATCTGTCTACGTCCGGCTCCTCTGCGTTCGCCAACCTATCGAACGTGGTGGTTTCCGGGCAGCATCAGGTCGTCGCTGTCTACAGCGGAAGCGGCAATTTCCCGGCCGTTCAATCCGCACCAGTCACCATCAGTGGTGCGGTGACTCCGGGTGGTGGCGGTGTGGACGCTGGTACAGGCTTCTCACCGACCCTTGGGCTGAATCTGAACGGATCCGCGAAGTTGGTCGGGACTGCGCTGCAGCTAACTGATGGTGGCGGGTACGAAGCGGCCTCAGCCTGGAGTGCAGCGCCCGTAAAGACAACCAGTTTTACCTCTGATTTCCATTTCCAGGTAACGGGCGGGGAAGCGGATGGATTTACCTTCGCCATCCAGAACTCCGTTCCTACATCCCTGGGCTCGTTTGGTGGCGAGCTGGGCTACAACTTCGTACCCAACAGCGTCGCGCTGAAGTTCGATCTGTATAGCAACGCTGGCGAGGGAGCGAACACTGTGGGTGTGTATACCGCGGGCAACTCACTGACAGGACCCGGGCTGGTACTGCCTTCGAACGTGTCCCTTCTGGCGGGCCACACCATGCTGGCGCACGTGACGTACGACGGCTATACGTTGAACCTGCTGCTTACCGACACATCGACCGGCGCGAGCGCGACTTATCGGAAAGTGATCGATATCGCAGGAGCAATCGGTTCGAATACTGCCTATGTCGGATTTACGGGAGGTACGGGTGCGCTAAGTTCAACGATCCAGATACTGGACTGGTCTTACAAGCCAGGAACAGTCTCGATTGACTCGGCGGCGCGCTTTGAGAACGTTGGTCTCTCGCTGAATGGAACGGCGAATATTCAAGACGGTACTGTGCTCAACATGACGCAGAACGTGCAAACGGTGCCTACGGCTCAGTACAAGGCAGCATCCGCCTGGACGCCCAGTCCTTTCGATATCACCAGCTTCCACTCGACGTTCACCTTCACCAACAACTCCTTAGGGAATGCGCCTGCGGATGGCTTTACATTTACGCTGCAGCGTTCCGACGCGAGCGCAATTGGTTCCGCCGGTGGTGAGCTTGGATTCAACTTCATTCCGAACAGCGTGGCATTGAAGTTTGATTTCTTTGACAACAATGGGGAAGGTGCAAACACGACCGGACTCTACCCTGCTGGCGTTTCGCTAACGGATCCGACATATTCGGTTCCCACGAGCGTGAACATCCTCAATGCCGTGAATGTGAAGGCAGATATCGCCTACGACGGCACAACCCTCACGCTCGTTCTTACAGACCCACAGAGCGGCGCGACGTCGACCTGGTCCAAGGTGGTCAATCTGCCAGCGATGCTTGGCGGGAGCACAGCCTTTTATGGCTTCACGGCCGGGACCGGCCAACTAACCACCGCGTTGTCCATAGAGAGCTGGAAGCTTGTTGTGGGTAGCGCGCAATAA
- a CDS encoding dihydrofolate reductase family protein: MEGRNLAKLIYALNQSLDGYVDHDRFAPRPALFRHFIEDVRGLSGMVYGRRLYQAMRYWDEDQSDWGADEREYAAVWRSQPKWVVSRSLESVGPHATLVTSNIEVLIRGLRSQLVGDIEVGGPDLAGALTGLGLIDEYRLYLHPVVLGSGKPFFSGPVPSLRFVAKEQITEDVIRLTYAPAP; the protein is encoded by the coding sequence TTGGAGGGTCGTAACCTGGCGAAACTCATCTATGCCTTGAATCAGTCGCTGGATGGCTATGTCGACCATGACAGATTTGCACCTCGTCCTGCGCTTTTTCGTCACTTCATCGAGGATGTGCGCGGACTTTCGGGGATGGTATATGGTCGCCGCCTGTATCAGGCCATGCGTTATTGGGATGAAGATCAATCGGATTGGGGCGCGGACGAACGGGAATATGCGGCCGTATGGCGCAGTCAGCCCAAGTGGGTTGTGTCACGATCGCTGGAGTCTGTCGGGCCACATGCGACGCTTGTCACCAGTAACATCGAAGTGCTGATACGAGGACTGAGGTCACAGCTCGTTGGGGACATTGAGGTCGGCGGACCTGACCTGGCTGGGGCCCTTACCGGTCTAGGTCTCATTGATGAATATCGACTCTACCTGCACCCCGTAGTGCTTGGCAGTGGGAAGCCCTTCTTCTCGGGTCCTGTGCCGTCCCTGCGTTTCGTGGCGAAGGAGCAAATTACCGAGGATGTGATTCGCCTGACCTACGCTCCTGCTCCGTAA